A portion of the Vicia villosa cultivar HV-30 ecotype Madison, WI unplaced genomic scaffold, Vvil1.0 ctg.000758F_1_1, whole genome shotgun sequence genome contains these proteins:
- the LOC131630991 gene encoding cardiolipin synthase (CMP-forming), mitochondrial-like: MVIFRSLKSILRNSNTIARTFLIPTTSTTITLPFSPLLHNALFPLPSHHNGPLFLASPPWKLSQSATPLYHHPKAVVFRRKVSAINLDLIRIATKTPLPLHNHVDSSSNQSPQHTLIYTFLNAPNLISITRLISGPFLGWMIVNDMYTSAMVGLAISGASDWLDGYVARKMKIDSVVGSYLDPLADKVLIGCVAVAMVHQDLLHPGLVGLVVFRDSFLVGGAVFQRASSLGWKWKSWYDFFNLDGTGRQKVKPLFISKVNTVFQLALVAAALLQPDFGTPETQAYITYLSWLVASTTVGSSAAYGLQYMKRSAVVLKSS, from the exons ATGGTGATTTTCAGGTCTCTCAAATCAATCCTCCGAAACTCAAACACCATAGCTCGAACCTTCCTCATTccaacaacctcaacaacaatCACTCTCCCCTTTTCTCCATTACTGCACAACGCACTTTTCCCCCTTCCTTCTCACCACAACGGCCCTCTCTTCCTCGCTTCCCCGCCCTGGAAGCTCTCTCAATCCGCAACCCCTCTTTATCATCACCCTAAAGCCGTCGTTTTTCGTCGCAAGGTCAGCGCAATCAACCTCGATTTGATTCGAATCGCAACAAAAACCCCTTTACCACTCCACAACCATGTTGATTCCAGTTCCAACCAATCTCCTCAACACACACTTATCTACACTTTCCTCAATGCGCCAAATCTCATATCTATTACTCGATTGATTTCGGGTCCTTTTCTTGGATG GATGATAGTGAATGATATGTATACTTCAGCTATGGTGGGGTTGGCTATCTCTGGAGCTTCTGATTGg CTTGATGGGTATGTGGCTAGGAAGATGAAGATTGATTCTGTAGTAGGTTCGTACCTTGATCCCCTTGCTGATAAG GTTCTTATTGGTTGTGTTGCTGTTGCAATGGTTCATCAAGATCTACTGCATC CTGGACTCGTTGGACTTGTCGTATTCCGAGATTCCTTCCTTGTCGGTGGTGCGGTATTTCAAAGAGCTAGTAGCTTGGGTTGGAAG TGGAAAAGCTGGTATGATTTTTTTAACCTCGATGGGACCGGTCGCCAAAAAGTCAAACCACTCTTTATAAGCAAG GTGAATACAGTGTTCCAGTTAGCGTTAGTTGCTGCAGCTCTTCTTCAACCCGATTTTGGAACTCCAGAAACTCAAGCATACATTACTTATCTAAG CTGGTTAGTTGCTTCAACAACAGTGGGATCTAGTGCAGCTTATGGTTTACAATATATGAAAAGATCTGCAGTTGTATTAAAGTCGTCATAG
- the LOC131631014 gene encoding small ribosomal subunit protein mS86 (rPPR1)-like codes for MDLWRNGSASDSRSEGCVFDSRQVHFFFLHFSTKTHRFAHLHIPIFISHTLFVTLNPPSPSFPLQNPNHFLPPPPMASHLRHTLRRYSTILSPNSSTPLTSKEKTRSALRLLKSETNPSTILEICRAASLTPESHIDRLALSRAASKLTAAKHFDALRQFIDELLQTRSDLRNERFVSHAIVLYGQANMINQALTTFKFMREDLNIVPTVKSLNALILASLIAKNHKEVTRIYLEFPKIYSIQPNVDTYNLVIKSFAESGSTSSVFSILDEMDRNSVRPNATTINNSIGGFYSEKKFEEVGKLLNLMEERYKLYPGLSTYNVRIQSLCKLKRSSEAKALFQGMITRGRKPNSVSYTHLINGFCREGDLEEAKRLFADMKKRGFRVDGDCYFTMVYFLCEGGEFESALEIAKECIGKGWVPNFTTMKKLVNGLVGVSKVDDAKEIIKEIKEKFAENSEQWSEIEEGLPKE; via the coding sequence ATGGATCTGTGGCGCAATGGTAGCGCGTCTGACTCCAGATCAGAAGGTTGCGTGTTCGATTCACGTCAGGTTCATTTCTTTTTCCTCCACTTTTCCACCAAAACGCATCGTTTTGCACATCTTCACATTCCCATCTTCATTTCCCACACACTCTTCGTTACTCTAAACCCTCCCTCTCCATCATTTCCACTGCAAAACCCTAACCACTTTTTGCCACCTCCACCAATGGCGTCGCATCTCCGCCACACTCTCCGCCGCTACTCCACAATCCTCTCCCCCAACTCCTCAACCCCCCTAACCTCCAAGGAAAAAACACGATCCGCCCTCCGTCTCCTCAAATCCGAAACAAACCCCTCAACAATCCTCGAAATCTGCCGCGCCGCATCTCTCACCCCTGAATCCCACATCGACCGCCTCGCCCTCTCCCGCGCCGCGTCCAAACTCACCGCCGCGAAACACTTCGACGCACTCCGTCAATTCATCGACGAGCTTCTCCAAACTCGGTCCGATCTTCGCAACGAACGCTTCGTCTCTCATGCTATCGTTCTCTATGGTCAAGCCAACATGATTAACCAAGCTTTAACCACTTTCAAATTCATGCGTGAGGATCTCAACATTGTTCCGACGGTGAAATCGCTCAATGCTTTAATCCTTGCTTCACTCATTGCGAAGAATCACAAAGAGGTAACAAGAATTTACCTTGAGTTTCCGAAGATTTACTCGATTCAACCTAATGTCGATACTTATAATTTGGTTATTAAGTCTTTTGCTGAATCTGGTTCGACTAGTTCTGTTTTCTCGATTTTGGATGAAATGGATAGGAACTCTGTTAGACCTAACGCGACAACGATTAATAATTCGATTGGTGGATTTTATAGTGAGAAGAAGTTTGAGGAAGTTGGAAAGTTGTTGAATTTGATGGAGGAAAGGTATAAGCTGTATCCGGGTCTTAGTACTTATAATGTTAGGATTCAGAGTTTGTGTAAGTTGAAGAGATCTTCTGAGGCGAAGGCTTTGTTTCAAGGGATGATCACGAGAGGGAGGAAGCCAAATTCGGTTAGTTATACTCATTTGATTAATGGGTTTTGTAGGGAAGGGGATCTTGAAGAGGCTAAGAGGTTGTTTGCTGATATGAAGAAAAGAGGTTTTAGGGTTGATGGTGATTGTTATTTTACCATGGTTTATTTTCTGTGTGAAGGTGGGGAGTTTGAGTCTGCGTTGGAGATTGCTAAGGAGTGCATTGGTAAAGGTTGGGTTCCGAATTTTACTACTATGAAAAAGCTTGTGAATGGGCTTGTTGGTGTTTCAAAGGTTGATGATGCTAAAGAGATTATTAAGGAAATCAAGGAGAAGTTTGCTGAAAACAGTGAGCAGTGGAGTGAAATTGAAGAAGGGTTGCCTAAAGAATGA